Proteins encoded in a region of the Streptomyces sp. NBC_00310 genome:
- a CDS encoding response regulator transcription factor codes for MIRVLVVDDEALIRTGFQHILNSSDDLDVVAAVPGGRAVQAVRELRPEVVLLDIRMPDVDGLTVLAELRRLPRPPVVAMLTTFDMDEYVAAALRSGAAGFLLKDTDPEQLPYLVRTLAAGGVVLSSRVTRTVVDGYLDNGPREAAVRLVGRLTERERAVLVLITEGLSNTDIGDRMHLSTGTVKDHVSALLTKLEVGSRVQAALLAERAGLLRPSRPVGRGREDG; via the coding sequence GTGATCCGGGTACTGGTGGTCGACGACGAAGCCCTGATCCGTACGGGCTTCCAGCACATCCTCAACTCCTCGGACGACCTCGACGTGGTGGCGGCGGTCCCCGGCGGCCGGGCGGTCCAGGCCGTGCGGGAGCTGCGCCCCGAGGTCGTCCTGCTGGACATCCGCATGCCGGACGTGGACGGGCTCACCGTCCTCGCCGAACTCCGCAGACTCCCCCGCCCTCCCGTGGTGGCCATGCTCACCACCTTCGACATGGACGAGTACGTGGCGGCCGCCCTGCGCTCGGGGGCCGCCGGTTTCCTGCTCAAGGACACCGACCCGGAACAACTGCCGTATCTCGTACGGACATTGGCGGCCGGCGGTGTCGTACTGTCGTCCCGGGTGACCCGCACCGTGGTCGACGGCTACCTGGACAACGGCCCCCGGGAGGCCGCCGTACGGCTCGTGGGACGGCTGACCGAACGCGAGCGTGCCGTTCTCGTCCTCATCACCGAAGGGCTGTCCAACACCGACATCGGTGACCGGATGCACCTGAGCACGGGGACGGTCAAGGACCATGTGAGCGCGCTCCTCACCAAGTTGGAGGTGGGCAGCCGAGTACAGGCGGCGCTGCTGGCCGAGCGGGCGGGCCTGCTCAGGCCGTCGCGCCCCGTCGGCCGCGGACGGGAGGACGGATGA
- a CDS encoding ABC transporter ATP-binding protein, translated as MSDRSAGRGRHTRPQDPPVNLEKEGGPGGGRRAMHRAVPQLNLHLLWGEGAKPWRAMGRHRRLVLLGIVLGLLGAATSLAQPAVIGSLVAAVGEGRSLTGPIMVGAALFIADATLGALHSYVIGLAGENIVYDIRRTLASRLLRSRFKAYSGLQQGDVFSRMVSDTMLARSTMTHAIDSILNNSFLVIGGIALMAWIDTVLLTATLVCLGATSVVSLYLARGVRKVSVRNQTDLGTFGSALLRVLGAMPTVKASRAEDREAEGIAAIARRARKSGIKVTVMSSLLDPTMSIGTQLALTVVIGLGAARTATGAMPTADLTAFILYLFYLVAPLLTLFESIAQFQIGRASVERLAELGKIEVETDPDSSRPEERPRAARPFGRGYEPGLTFDGVRFSYPGSDKVVLDGVSFTVPSEGLTAVVGPSGGGKSTVFQLIERLFDPVSGAIRIDGTDITDLPLNQLRSIVGYVDQDHTLLRGTIRENLTYSAPDADDKDIAEALRMANLTEVIAALPHGLDTELGDRGAGLSGGQRQRLAIARTLLQAPRFLLLDEATANLDTESENALRDSIAMISGFCAVIAIAHRLSTVTEAQQIVVLDRGRVHAVGTHDELHRHSDLYRRLARLQELSDMAS; from the coding sequence ATGAGTGACCGGTCGGCCGGCCGGGGACGGCACACACGCCCGCAGGACCCGCCGGTGAACCTGGAGAAGGAGGGCGGGCCCGGTGGCGGGCGGCGCGCCATGCACCGGGCGGTTCCCCAGCTCAACCTGCACCTGCTGTGGGGCGAGGGAGCGAAACCCTGGCGGGCCATGGGCCGGCACCGCCGCCTGGTCCTGCTCGGCATCGTCCTCGGCCTGCTGGGAGCCGCGACGTCCCTGGCCCAGCCCGCGGTCATCGGCTCACTGGTCGCCGCCGTCGGCGAAGGGCGCTCGCTGACCGGCCCGATCATGGTGGGCGCGGCCCTGTTCATCGCCGACGCCACCCTGGGCGCACTCCACTCGTACGTCATCGGGCTGGCCGGGGAGAACATCGTCTACGACATCCGCCGGACCCTGGCCTCGCGGCTGCTGCGCTCCCGGTTCAAGGCGTACAGCGGCCTGCAGCAGGGCGACGTGTTCTCCCGGATGGTCAGCGACACCATGCTCGCCCGCTCCACCATGACGCACGCGATCGACAGCATCCTCAACAACAGCTTCCTGGTCATCGGCGGGATCGCCCTGATGGCCTGGATCGACACCGTGCTGCTCACCGCCACCCTGGTCTGCCTCGGCGCGACCAGCGTCGTCTCGCTCTACCTGGCGCGCGGGGTGCGGAAGGTGTCGGTGCGCAACCAGACCGACCTGGGCACCTTCGGCTCCGCCCTGCTGCGGGTACTGGGGGCGATGCCCACCGTGAAGGCCTCCCGGGCCGAGGACCGCGAGGCCGAGGGGATCGCGGCCATCGCACGGCGGGCCCGGAAGTCGGGGATCAAGGTGACGGTGATGTCGTCGCTGCTCGACCCGACCATGAGCATCGGCACCCAGCTCGCCCTGACGGTCGTCATCGGCCTGGGCGCGGCCCGCACCGCGACCGGGGCGATGCCCACCGCCGACCTGACGGCGTTCATCCTCTATCTGTTCTACCTGGTGGCGCCGTTGCTGACGCTGTTCGAGTCGATCGCGCAGTTCCAGATCGGCAGAGCGTCGGTGGAGCGGCTCGCGGAGCTCGGCAAGATCGAGGTCGAGACGGACCCGGACAGCAGCCGGCCGGAGGAACGGCCGCGTGCCGCCCGCCCGTTCGGGCGCGGGTACGAACCCGGACTCACCTTCGACGGCGTCCGGTTCTCCTATCCTGGCAGCGACAAGGTCGTCCTCGACGGGGTCTCCTTCACCGTCCCGTCCGAGGGTCTGACCGCCGTCGTCGGCCCCTCCGGCGGTGGCAAGTCGACCGTCTTCCAGCTGATCGAGCGGCTCTTCGACCCGGTGTCCGGGGCGATCCGCATCGACGGCACGGACATCACCGACCTGCCGCTCAACCAACTGCGGTCCATCGTCGGCTACGTCGACCAGGACCACACCCTGCTGCGCGGCACCATCCGGGAGAACCTCACCTACAGCGCGCCGGACGCGGACGACAAGGACATCGCCGAGGCGCTGCGCATGGCCAACCTGACCGAGGTGATCGCCGCGCTCCCCCACGGCCTGGACACCGAACTCGGCGACCGGGGCGCCGGTCTGTCGGGCGGTCAGCGGCAACGCCTCGCCATCGCCCGTACGTTGCTGCAGGCACCCCGGTTCCTGCTCCTGGACGAGGCCACCGCCAACCTCGACACCGAATCGGAGAACGCGCTGCGCGACAGCATCGCGATGATCTCCGGCTTCTGCGCGGTCATCGCCATCGCCCACCGGCTGTCCACCGTCACCGAGGCCCAGCAGATCGTCGTGCTCGACCGGGGCAGGGTGCACGCCGTCGGCACCCACGACGAACTCCACCGGCACAGCGACCTCTACCGCCGGCTCGCCCGACTGCAGGAACTCAGCGACATGGCGTCCTGA
- a CDS encoding sensor histidine kinase, giving the protein MTTSSLAALSARATQPHLGPPRLPAQRLNHRTLYPALGVLWLLDVGIIGSQHQGPLDWLPLLTGPVALALVLVPESRLSIEWRAGLSAAASTTVTLGTSLMGLALPAWGLLETACMLVLLARTCRKVTRPGVALALAGAMGASVIDEPLRTGGTGITLTYPFLLTFAVGGAVGAGCYLRTLDARRRRTIAAVRLAERIQLARELHDFVAHHVTGIIAQAHAAGVIHESAPQQVGPILGNIAEAGQRTMDSMRRLIRVLREDGEQTSIERPEEPYAELTKLVSAFSDQGDGSTAQLEITGAARRSGLLPEVGSAVHRVVQEALTNVRRHAPGTQATVRVHRTRGDLLRVDVYNKAPERRVSRPTGGRGGYGLVGLRERAEAVGGSLAAGPADDSGWWVIAHFPVLPEAAPQDAEGAADAGPASRRTSGRHAKPHAHAEPEPDMSWDAS; this is encoded by the coding sequence ATGACAACTTCGTCACTCGCGGCACTCTCGGCACGAGCGACCCAGCCGCACCTCGGCCCTCCGCGGTTACCCGCGCAGCGGCTGAACCACCGCACCCTGTACCCGGCGCTGGGCGTGCTGTGGCTGCTCGACGTGGGCATCATCGGATCGCAGCACCAGGGCCCCCTCGACTGGCTACCGCTCCTGACCGGCCCCGTCGCCCTGGCGCTGGTGCTGGTGCCGGAATCGAGGCTGAGCATCGAGTGGCGGGCGGGGCTCTCCGCGGCCGCCTCGACGACGGTGACGCTGGGCACCTCCCTGATGGGGCTGGCCCTGCCCGCATGGGGCCTGCTGGAGACGGCGTGCATGCTGGTCCTGCTCGCCCGCACCTGCCGCAAGGTCACCCGGCCCGGCGTCGCCCTCGCCCTGGCCGGCGCGATGGGGGCCAGCGTCATCGACGAACCCCTGCGCACCGGGGGTACGGGAATCACCCTGACCTACCCCTTCCTGCTGACGTTCGCCGTCGGCGGGGCCGTCGGGGCGGGCTGCTATCTGCGCACCCTGGACGCCCGGCGTCGCCGTACGATCGCCGCCGTCCGGCTCGCCGAGCGGATTCAACTCGCCCGGGAACTGCACGACTTCGTCGCCCACCATGTGACGGGCATCATCGCGCAGGCACACGCCGCCGGTGTGATCCACGAGAGTGCGCCCCAGCAGGTCGGCCCCATCCTGGGCAACATCGCCGAGGCCGGGCAGAGGACCATGGACTCCATGCGCCGCCTGATCCGGGTGCTGCGCGAGGACGGCGAGCAGACCTCCATCGAGCGCCCCGAGGAGCCGTACGCCGAACTCACCAAGCTGGTCTCGGCGTTCAGCGACCAGGGTGACGGATCGACGGCCCAACTGGAGATCACCGGAGCCGCCCGGCGGAGCGGACTGCTGCCCGAGGTGGGCTCCGCGGTCCACCGCGTGGTGCAGGAGGCGCTGACCAACGTCCGACGGCACGCACCGGGCACCCAGGCGACCGTGCGCGTCCACCGCACCCGCGGCGACCTGCTCCGGGTCGACGTGTACAACAAGGCGCCCGAGCGGCGGGTCTCCCGCCCCACGGGAGGCCGTGGCGGCTACGGCCTGGTCGGGCTGCGCGAGCGGGCGGAGGCGGTCGGCGGCTCCCTGGCGGCGGGCCCCGCCGACGACAGCGGCTGGTGGGTCATCGCCCATTTCCCGGTACTCCCGGAAGCCGCGCCGCAGGACGCGGAAGGGGCCGCGGACGCGGGTCCGGCGTCCCGCCGGACATCCGGACGCCATGCCAAACCGCATGCGCATGCGGAGCCCGAGCCGGACATGAGTTGGGACGCGAGTTAG
- a CDS encoding phytoene desaturase family protein: MTTAVVVGSGPNGLAAAVFLAREGVEVTVLEAADTIGGGTRTSELTPGLLHDHCSATHPMAVGSPFLRGLDLGRHGLTWRLPDIDCVHPLDSGEAGVLHRSVEETADGLGDGDGRRWRRVFRPLADGYDALAEDLMQPLLHRPRHPLRLAAFGPQALLPTAVVARRWRSQSARALFAGVAAHAFRPFDRPASAAVGLTIIAAGHRYGWPVAAGGSRAIGDALAAQLTEFGGRIETGVRVLSPADLPPADLVLFDLAPRAVADILGDRLPGRVARAYRRYRHGPGAFKVDFAVQDGVPWANEAARRAGTVHLGGAYEEVAATERAIHAGRMPERPFVLVGQQYLADPRRSKGDLHPLWTYAHVPHGYDGDATEAIVGQIERFAPGFRERVLDMAVRPPAAFEDYNPNYVGGDIVTGANTALQLAMRPRVALDPYRTGVPGTYICSAASPPGAGAHGMCGANAAASALRDLGRRRGKG; this comes from the coding sequence ATGACTACGGCCGTCGTGGTGGGCAGCGGTCCGAACGGTCTCGCGGCCGCCGTGTTCCTCGCCCGGGAGGGCGTCGAGGTCACCGTCCTCGAAGCCGCCGACACCATCGGAGGCGGCACCCGCACCAGCGAACTGACCCCGGGCCTCCTGCACGACCACTGCTCCGCCACACACCCCATGGCCGTCGGCTCCCCGTTCCTGCGCGGCCTCGATCTCGGCCGCCACGGCCTGACCTGGCGCCTGCCGGACATCGACTGCGTGCATCCGCTGGACTCCGGCGAGGCCGGGGTCCTGCACCGGTCGGTGGAGGAGACGGCCGACGGCCTCGGTGACGGCGACGGCCGGAGGTGGCGGCGCGTCTTCCGGCCGCTCGCGGACGGCTACGACGCGCTCGCCGAGGACCTCATGCAGCCGCTCCTCCATCGGCCGCGCCATCCGCTGCGCCTGGCCGCGTTCGGTCCGCAGGCCCTGCTGCCCACCGCCGTGGTGGCCCGGCGCTGGCGGTCGCAGAGCGCCCGCGCGCTCTTCGCCGGGGTGGCCGCGCACGCGTTCCGCCCGTTCGACCGGCCGGCCAGCGCCGCGGTCGGCCTGACGATCATCGCCGCCGGTCACCGGTATGGCTGGCCGGTGGCCGCGGGTGGTTCCCGGGCGATCGGCGACGCGCTCGCGGCGCAGCTCACGGAGTTCGGCGGCCGGATCGAGACCGGTGTACGGGTGCTCTCCCCTGCCGATCTGCCCCCGGCCGACCTGGTCCTCTTCGACCTCGCCCCCCGTGCGGTCGCCGACATCCTCGGCGACCGGCTGCCGGGGCGGGTGGCCCGGGCCTATCGCCGCTACCGCCACGGCCCGGGCGCCTTCAAGGTCGACTTCGCCGTCCAGGACGGTGTGCCCTGGGCCAACGAGGCGGCCCGCCGGGCCGGCACCGTCCACCTCGGCGGGGCCTACGAGGAGGTCGCCGCCACCGAGCGGGCGATCCACGCCGGGCGTATGCCGGAGCGGCCGTTCGTCCTGGTCGGGCAGCAGTATCTGGCCGATCCACGGCGTTCGAAGGGCGACCTCCACCCCCTCTGGACCTACGCACACGTTCCGCACGGCTACGACGGCGACGCGACCGAGGCGATCGTCGGGCAGATCGAGCGGTTCGCCCCGGGGTTCCGTGAACGTGTCCTCGACATGGCCGTCCGCCCGCCGGCCGCCTTCGAGGACTACAACCCGAACTACGTCGGCGGGGACATCGTCACCGGGGCGAACACCGCCCTCCAACTGGCGATGCGTCCCCGCGTCGCGCTCGACCCGTACCGCACGGGAGTCCCCGGGACGTACATCTGCTCCGCGGCATCACCACCGGGCGCCGGCGCCCACGGCATGTGCGGCGCGAACGCCGCCGCGTCGGCCCTGCGCGATCTCGGGCGGCGACGCGGGAAAGGATGA
- a CDS encoding class I SAM-dependent methyltransferase has protein sequence MSTPATPTTAAPSTPSAPSTPLPTAAHSTTTGIIDDIGYGRQFDDWYHRLFPDDASVAAEVESLVSLHPDPASGTVEFGVGNGRIALPLSRRVGRITGVDSSPEMLELLRKNLTDDTPVEPLHADIRTYTADRTVGLVYAVCATLSMLLTPEEQRQAVQRAADLLTPGGRLVVETHNKPAILTLHEGRARATYFTPYPEPGTGLQSHSLLLPEGSLWHLSHVWYESDGTTRVGTEVSRLTAPDELDAYARDAGLLPERRFGDWPADTSPYGPHSPLAICTYIKP, from the coding sequence ATGAGCACACCCGCCACGCCCACCACCGCGGCCCCGTCCACCCCATCCGCCCCGTCCACCCCCTTGCCCACGGCCGCCCACTCCACCACGACCGGCATCATCGACGACATCGGCTACGGCCGGCAGTTCGACGACTGGTACCACCGCCTCTTCCCCGACGACGCGTCCGTCGCCGCCGAGGTCGAGAGCCTGGTCTCCCTCCACCCCGACCCGGCCTCGGGCACCGTCGAGTTCGGCGTCGGCAACGGGCGGATCGCGCTCCCGCTGTCGCGCCGCGTCGGCAGGATCACCGGCGTCGACTCCTCGCCCGAGATGCTCGAACTTCTGCGCAAGAACCTGACCGACGACACCCCCGTCGAGCCTCTGCACGCCGACATCCGCACGTACACCGCCGACCGCACCGTAGGGCTCGTCTACGCCGTCTGCGCCACCCTGTCGATGCTGCTGACCCCCGAGGAACAGCGACAGGCCGTGCAGCGCGCCGCCGACCTGCTGACCCCCGGCGGCCGACTCGTCGTGGAGACCCACAACAAGCCGGCCATCCTCACCCTGCACGAAGGCCGCGCCCGCGCCACGTACTTCACTCCCTACCCGGAACCCGGCACCGGACTGCAGAGCCACTCCCTCCTCCTGCCCGAGGGGTCCCTGTGGCACCTCTCCCACGTCTGGTACGAGTCCGACGGCACCACCCGTGTCGGCACCGAGGTCTCCCGGCTCACCGCCCCGGACGAACTGGACGCCTACGCGCGCGACGCCGGTCTCCTACCCGAGCGCCGCTTCGGCGACTGGCCCGCCGACACGTCCCCGTACGGCCCGCACAGCCCCTTGGCCATCTGCACCTACATCAAGCCCTGA
- a CDS encoding response regulator transcription factor, translating to MVDDRGPGVTEESQRTRRTTRGFSTPFRTRQAPMTVDSSGRLSARELEILLLAAHGMSDADMSHQLSISPRTVASHMRSIREKLCAKNRTHLIVTALRAGILALRTDRPDGFGLPDRSDRSDRSDRPVRADRSGWPDRLDRFDETFRLTGRSGVRARPVGVA from the coding sequence ATGGTCGATGACCGGGGGCCGGGTGTCACGGAAGAGTCACAGCGCACCCGACGGACGACACGGGGTTTCTCGACCCCCTTTCGAACAAGGCAGGCACCCATGACAGTGGACAGCTCCGGCCGACTCAGCGCCCGGGAACTGGAGATCCTCCTTCTGGCAGCCCACGGGATGTCGGACGCGGACATGTCCCATCAGCTGTCGATCTCACCCCGCACGGTGGCTTCCCATATGCGCAGCATCCGGGAGAAGTTGTGCGCGAAGAACCGCACCCATCTCATCGTGACGGCCCTGCGTGCAGGGATCCTCGCACTGCGGACCGACAGGCCGGACGGGTTTGGTCTTCCGGACAGGTCGGACAGGTCGGACAGGTCGGACAGGCCGGTCCGTGCGGATCGCTCGGGGTGGCCGGACCGACTCGACCGCTTTGACGAAACGTTCCGCTTGACGGGGCGGAGCGGGGTCAGGGCTCGGCCCGTCGGCGTCGCGTAA
- a CDS encoding alpha/beta fold hydrolase, translated as MKLVRRITSAVPGRVASAVFSPMPVGRDRALGLSERLAAATSLTSSLEYLTQRHEMGKGGMNDWEIAKDSIAHAHPLLRRLVDIASGTRTTTALHVTRAAVASAMLLPGKSGWRGAGSLFLGATSALLGPRQHYGSDGADQVATLVQLATGGARLVPSPAAKDALLWYVALQSNLSYLISGWVKLLGPDWRDGSALPGVMRTHTYGHEGMHAWIRNNPRAAKLLAHSVLALECLFPLAYLKDGKLTRPVLASAAAFHLANGYFMGLGRFATAFPAMHPLVAYTSAPRTHPAVAGRDDRALPAALTVLAGATAAAAVTAVQRRIRTTEGWRTSRVLTTRHGNRLQYEEMSVGDAGRPVFVLAAGLLSTSEHYAWISERLSYETTYGVIAYARAGYAGSRRGATTAYRLSESVDDLVDLVNGAVAPHRKVILVGHSIGGELARRAVHHLGDRVHGVVYLDSSHPDQFNRSAQQRVSGAGLGGTFESMSRALRLGTGALLTRPWWIKELPAAYHDKVFAQYADARMWYAARREWKALQEDFKAYPGRLDPIEGVPGLVISAQRTVDRDPEQLLMHRELAEAHRRAPSETVVIEGAGHDTLLINSRLANQVTDRVLAFFQGVDERSRAPRSTRSVTLDKEAAR; from the coding sequence ATGAAACTCGTCCGAAGGATCACTTCCGCGGTGCCGGGCAGGGTCGCCTCCGCGGTGTTCAGCCCGATGCCGGTCGGCAGGGACCGGGCGCTGGGCCTGTCGGAGCGGCTGGCCGCCGCGACGAGCCTCACCTCGTCCCTCGAATACCTCACCCAGCGCCACGAGATGGGCAAGGGGGGAATGAACGACTGGGAGATCGCCAAGGACAGCATCGCGCACGCGCATCCTCTGCTGCGTCGACTGGTCGACATCGCCAGCGGAACCCGGACCACGACGGCACTGCACGTCACACGGGCCGCGGTCGCCTCCGCCATGCTGCTGCCGGGCAAGTCCGGTTGGCGCGGGGCGGGCAGCCTCTTCCTCGGTGCGACCTCCGCCCTCCTCGGCCCTCGCCAGCACTACGGAAGCGACGGCGCCGACCAGGTGGCGACCCTCGTGCAACTCGCCACCGGCGGCGCCCGCCTGGTGCCCTCGCCGGCCGCCAAGGACGCCCTGCTGTGGTACGTCGCCCTGCAGTCCAACCTCTCCTACCTGATCTCCGGCTGGGTCAAGCTGCTCGGCCCGGACTGGCGCGACGGCTCCGCACTTCCGGGCGTGATGCGCACCCACACATACGGCCACGAGGGCATGCACGCGTGGATCCGGAACAACCCCCGGGCCGCCAAACTGCTCGCCCACAGCGTGCTGGCGCTGGAGTGCCTCTTCCCGCTCGCCTATCTCAAAGACGGCAAGCTGACCCGTCCCGTCCTCGCGAGCGCCGCCGCGTTCCACCTGGCCAACGGCTACTTCATGGGGCTCGGCAGGTTCGCCACCGCGTTCCCCGCGATGCACCCCCTGGTCGCCTACACCTCGGCTCCCCGCACTCACCCCGCCGTCGCGGGACGCGACGACCGCGCTCTGCCGGCCGCCCTCACCGTGCTCGCGGGGGCGACGGCGGCCGCTGCCGTCACCGCCGTACAGCGACGCATCCGCACCACCGAGGGCTGGCGGACCTCTCGCGTGCTGACGACCCGGCACGGCAACCGGCTGCAGTACGAGGAGATGTCGGTGGGGGACGCCGGGCGGCCGGTCTTCGTGCTCGCCGCCGGTCTGCTGTCCACCAGCGAGCACTACGCCTGGATCAGCGAGCGCCTGTCCTACGAGACCACGTACGGCGTCATCGCCTACGCCCGCGCCGGATACGCCGGCAGCCGCCGCGGGGCGACCACCGCCTACCGGCTGTCGGAGTCCGTCGACGACCTCGTCGACCTGGTGAACGGCGCCGTGGCACCGCACCGCAAGGTGATCCTGGTCGGCCACTCGATCGGCGGGGAACTCGCCCGCCGAGCCGTCCATCACCTCGGCGACCGGGTGCACGGCGTCGTGTATCTCGACTCCTCGCACCCGGACCAGTTCAACCGCTCGGCCCAGCAGAGGGTGTCCGGCGCCGGCCTGGGCGGCACCTTCGAGTCCATGAGCCGGGCACTGCGCCTCGGCACCGGGGCTCTCCTCACGCGCCCGTGGTGGATCAAGGAACTGCCCGCCGCCTACCACGACAAGGTCTTCGCCCAGTACGCGGACGCGCGGATGTGGTACGCGGCGCGCCGCGAATGGAAGGCGCTGCAGGAGGACTTCAAGGCCTACCCCGGGCGGCTCGACCCGATCGAGGGCGTGCCCGGCCTGGTGATCTCCGCCCAGCGGACCGTGGACCGCGACCCCGAGCAACTGCTGATGCACCGGGAGCTCGCCGAGGCCCACCGCCGGGCGCCCAGCGAGACGGTGGTCATCGAAGGCGCGGGACACGACACCCTGCTGATCAACAGCCGTCTCGCCAACCAGGTCACGGACCGTGTCCTCGCGTTCTTCCAGGGCGTCGACGAGCGCTCCCGGGCACCCCGGTCCACCCGATCCGTCACGCTCGACAAGGAGGCCGCGCGGTGA
- a CDS encoding sensor histidine kinase: protein MRPPTRTPHGPTTDAVLVTTSLLDVWIHDVGTHHPHELAAALLAAFALVMRRSLPLPAFLLTLPTALFTDAVFATLVALYTLASRTHHRVPLAVCALGFTVCDLTWWSWPSPEFADLSDRHALIPLSYSLAQATAPLFLGQLVQARRELSLRLVEVSEAREHERLLIAQGVLAQERAQLAREMHDAVSHQVSLIAVRAGALQVAGRDPETKEAAATIRLLSVQTLDELRHMVGVLRASGSRPTELTPQPSLADLDRLVTGSGIDTDLRTDLPDDLPPPVQRAVYRTVQEALTNIRKHAPGATATIRVRQRDGTLRATVTNTAPGRPALSLPGAHHGLIGLRQRAELLGGTVTSRHLGDGGYELRLELPVDASR, encoded by the coding sequence ATGAGGCCCCCCACCCGCACCCCGCACGGGCCGACGACGGATGCCGTGCTCGTCACGACGTCGCTGCTGGACGTGTGGATCCATGACGTGGGCACCCATCACCCCCACGAGTTGGCCGCCGCCCTGCTCGCGGCCTTCGCGCTCGTCATGCGCCGCAGTCTGCCGCTGCCGGCCTTCCTGCTCACCCTGCCGACCGCCCTGTTCACGGACGCGGTGTTCGCCACGCTGGTGGCGCTGTACACCCTCGCCTCGCGCACCCACCACCGGGTGCCGTTGGCCGTCTGCGCGCTGGGGTTCACGGTCTGCGACCTCACCTGGTGGTCCTGGCCCTCACCGGAGTTCGCCGACCTGTCCGACCGCCATGCCCTGATCCCGCTCTCCTACAGCTTGGCGCAGGCGACCGCGCCCCTCTTCCTCGGGCAGCTCGTCCAGGCCCGTCGGGAGCTGTCACTGCGTCTCGTGGAGGTCTCCGAGGCGCGTGAGCACGAGCGGCTGCTGATCGCGCAGGGCGTCCTGGCGCAGGAACGCGCCCAGCTCGCCCGGGAGATGCACGACGCCGTCTCCCACCAGGTCAGTCTGATCGCCGTCCGCGCCGGAGCCCTCCAGGTCGCCGGCCGGGACCCGGAGACGAAGGAGGCCGCGGCCACGATACGGCTGCTCAGCGTGCAGACCCTGGACGAGCTGCGGCACATGGTCGGCGTACTGCGCGCCTCCGGCAGTCGCCCCACCGAACTCACTCCGCAGCCCTCCCTCGCCGACCTCGACCGGCTCGTCACCGGCAGCGGTATCGACACCGACCTGCGGACGGACCTGCCGGACGACCTCCCGCCGCCCGTCCAGCGCGCCGTCTACCGCACGGTCCAGGAAGCCCTCACCAACATCCGCAAGCACGCCCCCGGCGCCACGGCCACCATCCGTGTCCGCCAGCGGGACGGCACCCTCCGCGCGACCGTCACCAACACCGCGCCCGGCCGCCCGGCCCTCTCCCTCCCGGGCGCCCACCACGGCCTGATCGGCCTGCGCCAGCGCGCCGAACTCCTCGGCGGAACGGTCACGTCCAGGCACCTGGGGGACGGGGGCTACGAGCTGCGTCTGGAGCTGCCGGTCGACGCGTCCCGATGA
- a CDS encoding response regulator transcription factor yields MLGRVSSTPTRVMIADDQDLVRAGFRLILDAQEGIEVVGEAADGLACVELARTLRPDVCLVDVRMPKLDGLEVTRLLSGPGATHPTQVVVVTSFDQDDYLNIALRNGACGFLLKDAAPALLIEAVRAAARGDALVSPGVTVRLLKQLEERASNPADGCGVPESALSARELEVARLVAVGRTNQEISDELCLSLSTVKTHLGHIHHKLGVRNRVEVAAWAWANGTVRPGR; encoded by the coding sequence ATGCTCGGCCGCGTGAGCAGCACCCCCACGCGTGTGATGATCGCCGACGATCAGGATCTGGTCCGGGCCGGTTTCCGGCTCATCCTCGACGCCCAGGAAGGCATCGAGGTGGTCGGAGAGGCCGCCGACGGACTCGCGTGCGTGGAACTGGCGCGCACGTTGCGGCCGGACGTGTGCCTGGTGGACGTCCGTATGCCGAAGCTGGACGGGCTGGAGGTGACCCGACTGCTGTCCGGACCGGGGGCCACGCACCCGACCCAGGTCGTGGTGGTCACCAGCTTCGACCAGGACGACTACCTCAACATCGCCCTGCGCAACGGAGCTTGCGGCTTCCTGCTCAAGGACGCCGCGCCCGCGTTGCTGATCGAGGCGGTGCGGGCGGCGGCGCGTGGTGACGCGCTGGTCTCGCCCGGGGTGACGGTCCGGCTGCTGAAGCAGCTGGAGGAGCGGGCGTCGAACCCGGCGGACGGCTGCGGTGTGCCCGAATCAGCCCTCAGCGCACGGGAGTTGGAGGTCGCCAGGCTGGTCGCGGTGGGCCGCACGAACCAGGAGATCAGCGACGAACTGTGTCTGTCCCTGTCCACCGTGAAGACGCACCTGGGCCACATCCACCACAAGCTGGGCGTACGCAACCGCGTCGAGGTGGCCGCGTGGGCCTGGGCCAACGGAACGGTCCGGCCCGGGCGTTGA